Below is a genomic region from Candidatus Woesearchaeota archaeon.
CATTGCACTATTCATTGAGGTAAGCGATGACAGCACAAGAAAAAGGCTTCTCAACAGGTATTACTGCGCAAAGTGCGGTGCAGGATACAACACCTTCACAGGACCAAAGCCAAAAAAAGAAATGATTTGCGACAAGTGCAGTTTGCCTCTTCTTAAAAGGAAGGATGATGATGAAAACTCAATTGAGAGAAGGCTTGAGATTTACCACAGACTTACTGAACCTGTAATTTCCATATTTAGAAAGGCAGGAAACCTTATTTCAATAAACGGGGAGCAAGTCATTTCTGAAGTGCACGCGGAAATAATGAAGAAAATAAAAAACCGGGAATTTGAACAGCAGGAACAATAAAATCAATAAAAAGCATTTTAAAGGGCAGATGCCAACTTATTTCTCATGCATAAGATAAAGGAGCTTCCAGAGGATTTCACAGTAAAGGAAGTGAGCAATGTTGAACTCAGGAAAAAGGGAGATTATTCATATTACGTTCTAAAGAAAAAAAATTACACAACTGAAAAGGCAATATCTGACATTTCCAATAAATCAGGAATAAGAAGGGACAATTTCAGCTATGCTGGGACCAAAGACAAAAAGGCAGTTACAGAGCAGATGATTTCCTTATGGTATGGAAATCCTGATTTGGAGAAAATATCACTTAAGGACATTGAACTGAACTTCTTGGGAAAGGGCTATCTGAAAATAGGGATAGGAGACCTTTATGGGAATGACTTTGCAATAACTGTAAGAAACCTTTCTGACAATGACTTCATAAGGTTTGCCAACAAGATTATTGAAGAGGAAATCAGGGAGGATTTTGCTCTAGATGAAAGCAAAAAGGCAATAATCCTTGAGGACATAAGAAGAAAAATTTCATCATGCAAAATTTTCATACCAAACTATTTTGACGAGCAGAGATTCTCAAAAAACAACTATGAAATCGGAAAATCGCTGATAAAGAA
It encodes:
- a CDS encoding adenylate kinase, with the translated sequence MKIILLGSPGCGKGTQAKLLSNEYKLPHISTGDIFREEIAKGTELGKKADALIKRGRLVPNSVTNRIVKKRIAQDDCRNGFILDGYPRNSEQARFISSISKIDIALFIEVSDDSTRKRLLNRYYCAKCGAGYNTFTGPKPKKEMICDKCSLPLLKRKDDDENSIERRLEIYHRLTEPVISIFRKAGNLISINGEQVISEVHAEIMKKIKNREFEQQEQ
- the truD gene encoding tRNA pseudouridine(13) synthase TruD; protein product: MHKIKELPEDFTVKEVSNVELRKKGDYSYYVLKKKNYTTEKAISDISNKSGIRRDNFSYAGTKDKKAVTEQMISLWYGNPDLEKISLKDIELNFLGKGYLKIGIGDLYGNDFAITVRNLSDNDFIRFANKIIEEEIREDFALDESKKAIILEDIRRKISSCKIFIPNYFDEQRFSKNNYEIGKSLIKKNFENAAKLILNFSIPSDELEKSWGNWEELIPKTKNYLEIPLISYLSKNPRDFVG